The following coding sequences lie in one bacterium genomic window:
- the der gene encoding ribosome biogenesis GTPase Der, with product MSQQLPIVAIVGRPNVGKSTLFNRYAGHKRVLVEDTPGITRDRIAEEVEVGPRRVLLVDTAGLDADPASPIETAVQGQAQAAVEGADAILWVVDGQSGLLPQEEELARVLRRTARPLMVAVNKIDAPSHAPRLAEFHALGLDPVRPVSAEHGTGAWDALEELVALLPEQGDAPLSQPTGLQVALVGRPNVGKSSLLNRLLGEERVVVSEVPGTTRDAIDIRVETEAGAMTFVDTAGIRRAARRKEHVERGSALMSLRAIERADVALVLVDAEEGFTDQDFRVLSLVRERGTTAALIVNKWDLVEGDDNEDARRRVEDELSRRLAPLRDVPITRLSAKSGKGLRRLPRLIVRLGKAASTEIATADLNRWLQDCVAKHEPSMAQRGTSRRPIKFFYATQVATRPPTLMLFCTDPKAILPSYRRFLINQLRERFDLAGVPVRLRLRGRNRENRHA from the coding sequence TTGTCTCAGCAGCTCCCGATCGTGGCCATTGTGGGCCGCCCGAACGTGGGAAAGTCCACGCTCTTCAACCGCTACGCGGGCCACAAGCGCGTGCTGGTGGAAGATACCCCCGGAATCACGCGGGATCGGATCGCTGAGGAAGTCGAGGTGGGTCCCCGCAGGGTACTGCTGGTCGATACGGCCGGCCTGGATGCGGACCCTGCGAGCCCCATCGAAACGGCGGTCCAGGGGCAGGCCCAGGCGGCCGTGGAGGGTGCGGACGCCATCCTGTGGGTCGTGGACGGCCAGTCTGGGCTTCTTCCTCAGGAAGAAGAGCTGGCCCGGGTGCTGCGCCGCACGGCGCGCCCTCTGATGGTGGCCGTCAACAAGATCGACGCTCCCAGTCATGCACCCCGCCTGGCCGAATTCCATGCACTGGGTCTCGATCCGGTGCGCCCCGTCTCCGCAGAACACGGCACAGGGGCCTGGGATGCACTGGAAGAGCTGGTGGCCTTGCTTCCCGAGCAAGGAGACGCCCCGCTCAGCCAGCCGACGGGGTTGCAGGTCGCGTTGGTCGGGCGCCCGAACGTCGGCAAGAGTTCGTTGCTCAATCGATTGCTCGGCGAGGAGCGGGTCGTCGTTTCCGAGGTTCCCGGTACGACCCGCGATGCCATCGATATCCGCGTGGAAACCGAGGCTGGCGCCATGACCTTCGTCGATACCGCCGGCATCCGTCGGGCGGCGCGGCGCAAGGAGCATGTCGAGCGCGGTAGTGCGCTGATGAGCCTGCGGGCCATCGAGCGTGCCGACGTGGCCCTGGTGTTGGTGGACGCAGAAGAAGGATTCACGGATCAGGACTTCCGCGTGTTGTCCCTCGTGCGAGAGCGTGGCACCACGGCGGCGCTGATCGTCAACAAATGGGATCTGGTCGAAGGCGATGACAACGAGGACGCGCGGCGGCGCGTCGAGGACGAGCTGTCGCGGCGTCTGGCACCGCTCCGAGACGTTCCGATCACTCGTCTTTCGGCCAAGAGCGGGAAGGGTCTCCGGCGTTTGCCCCGGCTGATCGTGCGTCTCGGGAAGGCGGCCTCTACCGAGATTGCCACGGCGGATCTCAACCGCTGGCTGCAGGATTGTGTCGCGAAGCACGAGCCGTCGATGGCCCAGCGCGGCACCAGCCGGCGTCCGATCAAGTTCTTCTACGCGACCCAGGTCGCGACCCGGCCCCCGACGTTGATGCTCTTCTGCACCGATCCAAAGGCCATCCTGCCTTCCTACAGGCGCTTCCTGATCAATCAGTTGCGCGAGCGATTCGATCTGGCCGGTGTGCCGGTGCGGCTGCGTTTGCGGGGACGAAACCGGGAGAACCGGCATGCCTAG
- a CDS encoding sulfatase-like hydrolase/transferase, with protein MSRLAFGHDHARLLAAALLTGFLGLVGCGGGGDEAPPNVVVVTLDTVRADHLSLYGYTHPTTPSLEALAARADVYEHAVATAPWTVPSHASIFTGLFPFEHGAHTLDAERGRVAALAEEHQTLAESFQEAGYRTGAFVTNTGYLSEKFGWTQGFDTYEVEGLRGPELIEKVAGWLDPWWGGQEPFFLFVNLMDAHAPYNLTPVSDGRELRAPASSSDDLLAKLGEIVIATDEAAPPGLVRDLVAQYDLGIANVRVP; from the coding sequence ATTTCGAGGTTGGCGTTCGGCCACGACCACGCGCGGCTTCTGGCCGCTGCCTTGCTGACGGGTTTTCTCGGCCTGGTCGGTTGCGGGGGTGGTGGGGACGAAGCTCCGCCGAATGTCGTCGTCGTTACGCTCGATACGGTTCGCGCGGACCACCTTTCGCTGTACGGATACACGCATCCGACCACGCCTTCGCTCGAAGCGTTGGCGGCACGTGCGGATGTGTATGAACACGCGGTCGCCACGGCGCCGTGGACCGTGCCCAGCCACGCGTCGATCTTCACGGGCCTCTTCCCCTTCGAACACGGTGCGCACACCCTCGATGCGGAGCGTGGCCGGGTGGCGGCCCTGGCCGAGGAACATCAGACCCTCGCCGAGAGCTTTCAGGAGGCCGGCTACCGAACGGGCGCCTTCGTGACGAACACCGGCTACCTGTCAGAGAAATTCGGTTGGACCCAGGGCTTCGACACCTACGAAGTCGAAGGATTGCGCGGCCCGGAGCTGATCGAGAAGGTCGCTGGCTGGCTCGACCCGTGGTGGGGCGGGCAGGAGCCGTTCTTCCTGTTCGTCAATCTGATGGACGCCCATGCTCCCTACAACCTCACCCCCGTGTCCGACGGGCGGGAGCTCCGCGCCCCGGCTTCGTCCTCCGACGACCTGTTGGCGAAGCTCGGTGAGATCGTGATCGCGACGGACGAAGCCGCGCCTCCCGGATTGGTCCGCGATCTGGTGGCCCAGTACGACCTGGGCATCGCGAACGTGCGCGTGCCATGA